Proteins co-encoded in one Burkholderia ambifaria AMMD genomic window:
- a CDS encoding potassium transporter Kup, producing MNDTIQATDAAHAHSTHQHSMRALAIAAIGVVFGDIGTSPLYALKEAFSPAHGIPLTESSILGVISLLFWAIILVVGIKYLLFVMRADNNGEGGVLALMALSLRPLDPKTRVAGALMALGIFGACMFYGDAVITPAISVMSAVEGLEIATPHLSHLVLPITIVILIALFWIQRHGTALVGKLFGPIMVVWFIVIAALGVYHIARVPGIIAAINPYYAASFMADHLLQAYVVLGSVVLVLTGAEALYADMGHFGAKPIRLAAYGLVMPSLVLNYFGQGALLIQNPKAIENPFFLLAPEWGLLPLVVLSTVATVIASQAVISGAYSLTSQAIQLGYVPRMKVLHTSELAIGQIYVPVVNWLLLFVILCIVIGFKSSDNLAAAYGIAVTATMVITTVLACVVMVKVWNWNRLLVGAIIAVFLAIDLGFFGANLLKVAQGGWLPLGIGALLFFLLMTWYKGRHIVKERTAADGIPLEPFLQGLLAHPPHRVSGTAIYLTGNDKLVPVSLLHNLKHNKVLHERTIFLTFVTRDIPYVRDDTRLSSRDAGGGLYIVKAQYGFNETPDVKAVLEEFGRSHDMTFELMDTSFFLARETVVPTHLPGMSIWRERVFAWMHQNAAKPTDFFSIPANRVVELGTKIEI from the coding sequence ATGAACGACACGATCCAGGCGACCGACGCAGCCCATGCGCATTCGACGCACCAACACTCGATGCGGGCGCTTGCGATAGCGGCCATCGGCGTGGTGTTCGGCGACATCGGGACGAGCCCGCTGTATGCGCTGAAGGAGGCGTTCAGCCCCGCACACGGCATCCCGCTGACCGAAAGCTCGATCCTGGGGGTGATCTCGCTGCTGTTCTGGGCGATCATCCTCGTGGTCGGCATCAAATATCTGCTGTTCGTGATGCGGGCCGACAACAACGGCGAGGGCGGCGTGCTCGCGCTGATGGCCCTGTCGCTGCGGCCGCTCGACCCGAAGACCCGCGTCGCGGGCGCGCTGATGGCGCTCGGGATATTCGGCGCGTGCATGTTCTACGGGGACGCGGTGATCACACCGGCGATCTCGGTGATGTCGGCGGTCGAAGGTCTCGAAATCGCGACACCGCACTTGTCCCACCTCGTGCTGCCGATCACGATCGTGATCCTGATCGCGCTGTTCTGGATCCAGCGCCACGGCACCGCGCTGGTCGGCAAGCTGTTCGGCCCGATCATGGTCGTGTGGTTCATCGTGATCGCGGCACTCGGCGTGTACCACATCGCGCGCGTGCCGGGCATCATCGCGGCGATCAATCCGTACTACGCGGCATCGTTCATGGCCGACCACCTGTTGCAGGCCTATGTCGTGCTGGGTTCGGTCGTGCTGGTGCTGACCGGTGCGGAAGCGCTCTACGCGGACATGGGCCACTTTGGCGCGAAGCCGATCCGCCTCGCCGCGTACGGGCTCGTGATGCCGTCGCTCGTGCTGAACTACTTCGGCCAGGGCGCGCTGCTGATCCAGAACCCGAAAGCGATCGAAAACCCGTTCTTCCTGCTGGCGCCCGAATGGGGGTTGCTGCCGCTCGTCGTGCTGTCGACGGTCGCGACCGTGATCGCGTCGCAGGCCGTGATCTCGGGCGCGTATTCGCTGACGTCGCAGGCGATCCAGCTCGGCTACGTGCCGCGCATGAAGGTGCTGCATACGTCCGAGCTGGCGATCGGCCAGATCTACGTGCCGGTCGTGAACTGGCTGCTGCTGTTCGTGATCCTCTGCATCGTGATCGGCTTCAAGAGCTCCGACAACCTGGCGGCCGCGTACGGTATCGCGGTGACGGCGACGATGGTCATCACCACCGTGCTGGCGTGCGTCGTGATGGTGAAGGTGTGGAACTGGAACCGGCTGCTCGTCGGCGCGATCATCGCGGTGTTCCTCGCGATCGACCTCGGCTTCTTCGGCGCAAACCTGCTGAAGGTCGCGCAGGGCGGCTGGCTGCCGCTCGGCATCGGCGCGCTGCTGTTCTTCCTGCTGATGACCTGGTACAAGGGCCGCCACATCGTCAAGGAGCGCACGGCCGCGGACGGTATCCCGCTCGAGCCGTTCCTGCAAGGGCTGCTCGCGCATCCGCCGCACCGCGTGTCGGGCACCGCGATCTACCTGACCGGCAACGACAAGCTCGTGCCCGTGAGCCTGCTGCACAACCTGAAGCACAACAAGGTCCTCCACGAGCGGACCATCTTCCTGACGTTCGTCACGCGCGACATTCCGTACGTGCGCGACGACACGCGCCTGAGTTCGCGCGATGCGGGTGGCGGCCTGTACATCGTCAAGGCCCAGTACGGCTTCAACGAGACGCCGGACGTGAAGGCCGTGCTCGAGGAATTCGGCCGCTCGCACGACATGACGTTCGAGCTGATGGACACGTCGTTTTTCCTCGCGCGCGAAACGGTCGTGCCGACGCATCTGCCCGGCATGTCGATCTGGCGCGAGCGTGTGTTCGCGTGGATGCATCAGAACGCGGCGAAGCCGACCGACTTCTTCTCGATTCCGGCGAACCGCGTCGTCGAGCTCGGCACCAAGATCGAGATCTGA
- a CDS encoding phosphoribosyltransferase yields MTQQITMTAADLMTDPRNDDKNLWVGWDEYHRLIELLALQVHASGWKFDQILCLARGGLRVGDQLSRIYDVPLAILATSSYREAAGTEQGELDIAQYITMTRGQLAGNVLLVDDLVDSGVTLARVQEHLKERYPAVTAVRSAVLWYKGCSKVKPDYHTQYLPTNPWIHQPFEEWDTVRPHNLEAWIKRGRAQRDGSGA; encoded by the coding sequence ATGACGCAGCAAATCACGATGACGGCGGCAGACTTGATGACCGATCCGCGCAACGACGACAAGAACCTGTGGGTAGGCTGGGACGAATACCATCGTCTGATCGAGCTGCTCGCGCTCCAGGTGCATGCATCGGGCTGGAAGTTCGACCAGATCCTGTGCCTCGCGCGCGGCGGTCTGCGTGTCGGCGATCAGCTCTCGCGCATCTATGACGTCCCGCTCGCGATCCTCGCGACGAGTTCGTACCGCGAAGCGGCCGGCACCGAGCAGGGTGAGCTCGACATCGCGCAGTACATCACGATGACGCGCGGCCAGCTCGCGGGCAACGTGCTGCTGGTCGACGATCTCGTCGATTCGGGCGTCACGCTCGCGCGCGTGCAGGAGCATCTCAAGGAGCGCTATCCGGCCGTCACGGCCGTGCGTTCGGCCGTACTCTGGTACAAGGGTTGCTCGAAGGTGAAGCCCGACTATCACACGCAGTATCTGCCGACGAACCCGTGGATTCATCAGCCGTTCGAAGAGTGGGACACCGTTCGTCCGCACAACCTCGAGGCGTGGATCAAGCGTGGTCGCGCGCAGCGCGACGGTTCGGGCGCGTAA
- a CDS encoding adenylosuccinate synthase: protein MSASAVNVTPGRNVVVVGTQWGDEGKGKIVDWLTDHAQGVVRFQGGHNAGHTLIIGGKKTILRLIPSGIMREGVACYIGNGVVLSPEALFKEIGELEEAGVNVRDRLFISEATTLILPYHIAIDQAREARKGAGKIGTTGRGIGPAYEDKVGRRALRVQDLFDAKTFADRLRENLDFHNFVLTQYLGGAAVDFQATLDTMLGYADRLKPMVADVSRRLYDANNAGQNLLFEGAQGTLLDIDHGTYPFVTSSNCVAGAASAGAGVGPQQLNYILGITKAYCTRVGAGPFPSELYDADNPQRQDQVGVTLANVGKEFGSVTGRPRRTGWLDAAALRRSIQINGVSGLCMTKLDVLDGLDEVKLCVGYKIDGKDVDILPRGAADVARCEPVYETFAGWKESTVGIKTWDALPANAQAYLTRVQEVAGVPVDMVSTGPDRDETILLRHPFKV from the coding sequence ATGTCTGCCAGCGCAGTGAACGTGACTCCCGGGCGCAATGTCGTCGTCGTGGGAACGCAATGGGGTGATGAAGGCAAGGGCAAGATCGTCGACTGGCTGACGGACCACGCTCAGGGCGTCGTGCGTTTCCAGGGCGGTCACAACGCCGGCCACACCCTCATCATCGGCGGCAAGAAAACCATCTTGCGCCTCATTCCGTCGGGCATCATGCGTGAAGGCGTCGCCTGCTACATCGGCAACGGCGTCGTCCTGTCCCCCGAGGCACTGTTCAAGGAAATCGGCGAGCTGGAAGAAGCCGGCGTGAACGTTCGCGATCGCCTGTTCATTTCCGAAGCCACGACGCTGATCCTGCCGTACCATATCGCGATCGACCAGGCGCGCGAAGCGCGCAAGGGCGCGGGCAAGATCGGTACGACCGGCCGCGGCATCGGCCCCGCGTACGAAGACAAGGTCGGCCGCCGCGCGCTGCGCGTGCAGGACCTGTTCGACGCAAAGACCTTCGCCGACCGCCTGCGCGAAAACCTCGATTTCCACAACTTCGTGCTGACCCAGTACCTGGGCGGCGCAGCCGTCGATTTCCAGGCCACGCTCGACACGATGCTCGGCTATGCCGATCGCCTGAAGCCGATGGTGGCCGACGTGTCGCGCCGCCTGTACGACGCGAACAACGCCGGTCAGAACCTGCTGTTCGAAGGCGCGCAAGGCACGCTGCTCGACATCGACCACGGCACTTATCCGTTCGTCACGTCGAGCAACTGCGTCGCGGGTGCGGCATCGGCCGGCGCCGGCGTCGGTCCGCAGCAGCTGAACTACATCCTCGGCATCACGAAGGCGTATTGCACGCGCGTCGGCGCCGGCCCGTTCCCGAGCGAGCTGTACGATGCGGACAACCCGCAGCGTCAGGACCAGGTGGGCGTCACGCTGGCGAACGTCGGCAAGGAATTCGGCTCGGTCACCGGCCGTCCGCGCCGCACCGGCTGGCTCGACGCAGCCGCACTGCGCCGCTCGATCCAGATCAACGGCGTGTCGGGCCTCTGCATGACGAAGCTCGACGTGCTCGACGGCCTCGATGAAGTCAAGCTGTGCGTCGGCTACAAGATCGACGGCAAGGACGTGGACATCCTGCCGCGCGGTGCGGCCGATGTCGCGCGTTGCGAGCCCGTGTACGAAACCTTCGCCGGCTGGAAGGAAAGCACCGTCGGCATCAAGACGTGGGACGCGCTGCCGGCGAATGCGCAGGCCTACCTGACCCGTGTCCAGGAAGTGGCCGGCGTGCCGGTCGACATGGTTTCGACCGGCCCGGATCGCGACGAAACGATCCTGCTCCGCCATCCGTTCAAGGTGTAA
- a CDS encoding ATP phosphoribosyltransferase regulatory subunit: MSTWLLPENIADVLPSEARKIEELRRRLLDRFRSYGYEMVMPPLLEYLESLLTSGGADLRLRTFKLVDQLSGRTLGLRADITPQVARIDAHLLNRQGVTRLCYAGHVMHTRPRGLHATREQIQIGAEIYGHAGLEADLEIQQLMLDALHLAGLSRIRLDLCHAGVLAALLARDAQAAERGESLYDALSGKDVPLLNELTDDLGADTRAALRALPHLYGDASVLDEARARLPVLPEITRALDDLAQLAAQAKGVEVAIDLADLRGYAYHSGAMFTAYIDGVPNAIARGGRYDHVGQAYGRARPATGFSLDLRELARISPIEARGTAILAPWAQDDALGAAVAALRDAGEVVIQALPGHDHVLDEFACDRSLVERNGAWVVEPR; the protein is encoded by the coding sequence ATGTCGACCTGGTTACTTCCCGAGAATATCGCCGACGTACTGCCGTCGGAAGCGCGCAAGATCGAGGAGCTGCGCCGCAGGCTGCTCGACCGCTTCCGTTCGTACGGCTACGAAATGGTGATGCCGCCGCTGCTCGAATACCTCGAGTCGCTGCTGACGAGCGGCGGCGCCGACCTGCGCCTGCGCACCTTCAAGCTGGTCGACCAGCTGTCGGGCCGCACGCTCGGCCTGCGCGCGGACATCACGCCGCAGGTCGCGCGCATCGACGCGCACCTGCTGAACCGCCAGGGCGTCACGCGCCTTTGCTATGCGGGGCATGTGATGCATACGCGTCCGCGCGGCCTGCACGCGACGCGCGAACAGATCCAGATCGGCGCCGAAATCTACGGGCATGCCGGGCTGGAAGCCGATCTCGAGATCCAGCAATTGATGCTCGACGCGCTGCACCTCGCGGGGCTGTCGCGAATCCGTCTGGACCTGTGCCATGCAGGCGTGCTCGCGGCGCTGCTCGCGCGCGACGCGCAGGCTGCCGAGCGCGGCGAGTCGCTGTACGACGCGCTGTCGGGCAAGGACGTGCCGCTGCTGAACGAACTCACCGACGATCTCGGCGCCGACACGCGCGCGGCGCTGCGTGCGTTGCCGCATCTGTACGGCGACGCGAGCGTGCTCGACGAGGCGCGCGCGCGGCTGCCGGTGCTGCCCGAGATCACGCGCGCGCTCGACGATCTCGCGCAGCTCGCGGCCCAGGCGAAGGGCGTCGAGGTGGCGATCGATCTGGCTGACCTGCGCGGCTACGCGTACCACAGCGGCGCAATGTTTACGGCGTACATCGACGGCGTGCCGAACGCGATCGCGCGCGGCGGCCGTTACGACCACGTGGGGCAGGCTTACGGTCGCGCCCGCCCGGCGACGGGCTTCTCGCTCGATCTGCGCGAGCTCGCGCGGATTTCGCCGATCGAGGCGCGCGGTACCGCGATTCTTGCGCCGTGGGCGCAGGACGATGCGCTGGGCGCGGCCGTCGCGGCGCTGCGCGATGCGGGCGAGGTCGTGATCCAGGCATTGCCCGGGCACGACCACGTGCTCGACGAATTCGCGTGCGACCGATCGCTCGTCGAGCGCAACGGCGCATGGGTGGTCGAACCCCGTTAA
- a CDS encoding DUF2065 domain-containing protein — protein sequence MDLAGSLLLAVALMLIIEGAFPFVFPVAWRDTFRRIAERPPHHIRIGGLIVMALGLILLLLAT from the coding sequence ATGGATCTGGCTGGTTCGTTGTTGCTCGCGGTAGCACTGATGCTGATCATCGAGGGGGCGTTTCCCTTCGTGTTTCCCGTCGCCTGGCGCGACACGTTTCGTAGAATTGCGGAGCGGCCGCCGCATCATATCCGGATCGGCGGGCTCATCGTGATGGCGCTGGGGCTCATCCTGCTGCTGCTCGCCACCTGA
- the hflC gene encoding protease modulator HflC, producing the protein MNRIIALVVAIVIVAFAASSTVLTVDPRHTAVLSGRDGTQPELAGPGIHFKLPPPLQTATLIDTRLQSLESSDPLQLATEDKHDLLVTYAVKYRISDPMKYFTATSGDSATAAERLAGALKGALGDAFGKRALDDALGGQRDIANAARDAVRAQASGFGVDVVDVQLTRVDLPAAQADAVYQRMIAALRAQAAQVRADGAADVEQIKADAEREQQAVLANAYKSAQTIKGEGDAKAASIAADAFGQDPQFYQFYASLQAYRNTFKRNDIIVVDPDSEFFRFMRSPTGGAAPAAPAPRKH; encoded by the coding sequence ATGAACCGAATCATTGCGCTCGTCGTCGCAATCGTGATCGTCGCCTTCGCGGCGTCGTCGACCGTGCTGACCGTCGATCCGCGCCACACGGCCGTGCTGTCGGGCCGCGACGGCACGCAGCCCGAACTCGCGGGCCCCGGCATCCATTTCAAGCTGCCGCCGCCGCTGCAGACGGCGACGCTGATCGACACGCGCCTGCAATCGCTCGAATCGTCGGATCCGCTGCAACTGGCGACCGAAGACAAGCACGATCTGCTCGTCACGTATGCGGTCAAGTACCGGATCAGCGATCCGATGAAGTACTTCACGGCGACGAGCGGCGACTCGGCCACCGCCGCCGAGCGTCTGGCCGGCGCGCTGAAGGGCGCGCTCGGTGACGCGTTCGGCAAGCGTGCGCTCGACGACGCGCTCGGCGGACAGCGCGACATCGCCAATGCGGCTCGCGATGCGGTGCGCGCGCAGGCATCCGGCTTCGGCGTCGACGTGGTCGACGTCCAGTTGACGCGCGTCGACTTGCCGGCCGCGCAGGCCGACGCCGTCTATCAGCGGATGATTGCCGCGCTGCGCGCGCAGGCCGCGCAGGTGCGCGCGGATGGCGCTGCGGATGTCGAACAGATCAAGGCCGATGCGGAGCGCGAACAGCAGGCGGTGCTCGCGAATGCGTACAAGTCCGCGCAGACGATCAAGGGTGAGGGCGATGCGAAGGCCGCGTCGATCGCCGCCGACGCGTTCGGCCAGGATCCGCAGTTCTACCAGTTCTACGCGAGCCTGCAGGCTTACCGGAACACCTTCAAGCGCAACGACATCATCGTGGTCGATCCCGACAGCGAGTTTTTCCGTTTCATGCGCAGCCCGACGGGCGGTGCCGCACCGGCGGCACCTGCTCCCCGCAAACACTGA
- the hflK gene encoding FtsH protease activity modulator HflK has product MNEYNERSTWRRMRALLSINDPRWGRGEGKGNDASRPRANESKRPPGGDGDGPPDLDEMWRNFNRRLSGLFGGKGGKGFRPDNGRAARVGVGIVIGVLVAVYAGSGLFVVQDGQTGVVLQFGKLSGTVGQGVHWRAPYPFASHEIVDTSQVRSIEIGRNNVVRLANVKEAAMLTRDADIVDVRFVVQYRIRSATDYLFRSVDPERGVSEAAQAAVRAIVGTRSAADMLNQDRDALREQLSAAIQRDLDRYQSGLEVTAVTMQSVAAPEQTQAAYAEVAKARDEREAAKRTAQAYANDLLPKAQGNAAKLVDEAKAYADRVVTEAEGDADRFKQVYAQYSKAPAVIRERMYLETMQEIYSNATKVFVGNKGSNVVYLPLDKLVEQGRQNAASATNAATPAGASAPDAASAPAGAVASVPASAASASAAAAPAPGSDVLRSREAFRSRSREDDTK; this is encoded by the coding sequence GTGAACGAATACAACGAGCGGAGTACCTGGCGGCGGATGCGCGCCTTGCTGTCGATCAACGATCCCCGCTGGGGACGCGGCGAAGGCAAGGGCAACGACGCATCCCGTCCGCGTGCGAACGAATCGAAGCGTCCGCCCGGTGGCGACGGTGACGGTCCGCCCGATCTCGACGAGATGTGGCGCAACTTCAACCGGCGTCTGAGCGGCCTGTTCGGCGGCAAGGGCGGCAAGGGCTTCCGGCCCGACAACGGCCGGGCCGCGCGCGTCGGCGTCGGCATCGTGATCGGCGTGCTGGTCGCGGTCTACGCGGGCAGCGGGCTGTTCGTCGTGCAGGACGGCCAGACGGGCGTCGTGCTGCAGTTCGGCAAATTGTCCGGCACGGTCGGTCAGGGCGTGCACTGGCGCGCGCCGTATCCGTTCGCGTCGCACGAGATCGTCGACACGTCGCAGGTCCGCTCGATCGAGATCGGCCGCAACAACGTCGTGCGTCTCGCGAACGTGAAGGAGGCGGCGATGCTGACGCGCGACGCCGACATCGTCGACGTGCGCTTCGTCGTCCAGTACCGGATCCGTTCGGCAACCGATTACCTGTTCCGCAGCGTCGACCCCGAGCGCGGCGTGTCGGAGGCCGCGCAGGCCGCGGTGCGCGCGATCGTCGGCACGCGCAGCGCGGCCGACATGCTGAATCAGGACCGCGACGCGCTGCGCGAGCAGCTGTCCGCCGCGATCCAGCGCGATCTCGATCGCTACCAGTCGGGGCTCGAGGTCACGGCCGTCACGATGCAGAGCGTCGCGGCGCCGGAGCAGACGCAAGCCGCGTACGCCGAAGTCGCGAAGGCGCGCGATGAGCGCGAGGCCGCCAAGCGTACCGCGCAGGCCTATGCGAACGACCTGCTGCCGAAGGCGCAGGGCAATGCCGCGAAACTCGTCGACGAAGCGAAGGCGTATGCCGATCGCGTGGTCACCGAGGCCGAAGGCGACGCCGACCGCTTCAAGCAGGTCTATGCGCAGTATTCGAAGGCGCCCGCGGTGATTCGCGAGCGGATGTACCTCGAGACGATGCAGGAAATCTATTCGAACGCGACGAAGGTGTTCGTCGGCAACAAGGGCAGCAACGTCGTGTACCTGCCGCTCGACAAGCTCGTCGAGCAGGGGCGACAAAACGCCGCGAGCGCCACGAATGCCGCGACGCCCGCCGGCGCATCCGCGCCCGACGCAGCGTCGGCGCCGGCCGGCGCGGTGGCGAGCGTGCCCGCGAGCGCGGCCTCGGCTTCGGCCGCGGCGGCGCCCGCACCGGGCAGCGACGTGCTGCGGTCGCGCGAAGCGTTCCGCAGCCGCTCGCGCGAAGACGATACGAAGTAA
- the hflX gene encoding GTPase HflX gives MINAALVGIDFGKTDFEASLEELSLLASSAGARPAVTLTGRRASPDAKMFIGSGKAEELRLACDAHNVEIVIFNHALAPAQQRNLEQALNRRVVDRTSLILDIFAQRARSHEGKLQVELAQLQYLSTRLIRAWTHLERQKGGIGLRGPGETQLETDRRLIGERIKMLKSRLDRLRRQHSTQRRQRARSGTMSVSLVGYTNAGKSTLFNALTKAQAYAADQLFATLDTTSRRVYLGDEVGQIVVSDTVGFIRELPHQLVAAFRATLEETIHADLLLHVVDASSAVRLEQIEQVNGVLHEIGADTIRQVLVFNKIDAVPELAARGDAVERDEYGNISRVFLSARTGQGLDTLRAAIAEIASAEHLTGATLPNGALDGAPAEPHEDHTISEHGR, from the coding sequence TTGATCAACGCAGCGCTCGTCGGCATCGACTTCGGCAAGACCGATTTCGAAGCCAGTCTGGAAGAACTCAGTCTTCTCGCCTCCAGTGCGGGGGCCCGTCCCGCCGTCACCCTCACCGGTCGTCGCGCCAGTCCCGATGCCAAGATGTTCATCGGCAGCGGCAAAGCCGAAGAACTCCGGCTCGCCTGCGACGCACACAACGTCGAAATCGTCATCTTCAACCACGCACTGGCACCGGCCCAGCAACGCAACCTGGAGCAGGCGCTGAACAGGCGGGTGGTCGATCGCACGAGCCTCATCCTCGATATCTTCGCGCAGCGCGCCCGCAGCCACGAAGGCAAGCTGCAGGTCGAGCTTGCGCAGCTGCAATACCTGTCGACCCGGCTGATTCGCGCATGGACCCACCTGGAGCGGCAAAAGGGTGGTATCGGCCTGCGCGGCCCCGGCGAAACCCAGCTCGAAACCGACCGCCGGCTGATTGGCGAGCGCATCAAGATGCTGAAGTCGCGGCTCGACCGGCTGCGCCGGCAACACAGCACGCAGCGTCGCCAGCGCGCGCGCAGCGGCACGATGTCGGTGTCGCTCGTCGGCTATACGAACGCGGGCAAGTCGACGCTGTTCAATGCGCTGACGAAGGCGCAGGCCTATGCGGCCGACCAGCTGTTCGCCACGCTCGACACGACGTCGCGGCGCGTGTACCTGGGTGACGAGGTCGGCCAGATCGTCGTGTCCGATACGGTCGGGTTCATCCGCGAACTGCCTCACCAGCTGGTTGCCGCATTCCGCGCGACCCTCGAGGAAACGATCCATGCGGATTTGCTGCTGCACGTGGTCGATGCGTCGAGCGCGGTGCGGCTCGAACAGATCGAGCAGGTGAACGGCGTGCTGCACGAAATCGGCGCCGACACGATCCGGCAGGTGCTGGTGTTCAACAAGATCGACGCCGTGCCCGAGCTGGCGGCCCGCGGCGACGCGGTCGAGCGAGACGAGTATGGTAATATTTCGCGCGTCTTTTTGAGCGCGCGCACCGGTCAGGGTCTCGACACGTTGCGTGCCGCCATCGCCGAAATCGCCTCCGCGGAACACCTTACCGGCGCGACGTTACCCAACGGCGCGCTCGACGGCGCTCCCGCAGAACCACACGAAGACCACACGATTTCCGAACACGGGCGCTAA
- the hfq gene encoding RNA chaperone Hfq, with protein sequence MSNKGQLLQDPFLNALRKEHVPVSIYLVNGIKLQGNIESFDQYVVLLRNTVTQMVYKHAISTVVPARPVNFHPDAEATTS encoded by the coding sequence ATGAGCAACAAAGGGCAATTGTTACAAGACCCGTTTTTGAACGCACTGCGCAAAGAGCACGTTCCCGTTTCGATCTATCTCGTCAACGGCATCAAGCTCCAAGGGAACATCGAATCGTTCGACCAGTACGTCGTGTTGCTCCGTAATACGGTGACCCAGATGGTCTACAAGCACGCCATCTCGACGGTCGTGCCGGCGCGCCCGGTGAATTTCCACCCGGACGCGGAAGCGACCACGTCCTAA
- the der gene encoding ribosome biogenesis GTPase Der translates to MKPVIALVGRPNVGKSTLFNRLTRSRDALVADLPGLTRDRHYGEGRVGERPYLVVDTGGFEPVAKDGILHQMARQTRQAVEEADVVVFIVDGRNGLAPQDKSIADYLRKTGRPIFLVVNKAEGMKYTAVATDFYELGLGDPRAISAAHGDGVTDMINEALEVAYAGQPEEADEDDPSRGIKIAIVGRPNVGKSTLVNALIGEDRVIAFDMPGTTRDSIYVDFERNGKKYTLIDTAGLRRRGKVFEAIEKFSVVKTLQSISDANVVILLLDAQQDISDQDAHIAGFVVEQGRALVIGVNKWDGLDDHARDRAKADLTRKLKFLDFAKSHYISAAKKTGIGALMRSVDDAYAAAMAKLPTPKLTRALIEAVEFQQPRRRGPVRPKLRYAHQGGQNPPLIVIHGNALDAVTETYKRYLENRFRETFSLTGTPLRIEFRSSNNPYADKG, encoded by the coding sequence ATGAAACCGGTCATTGCCCTTGTTGGGCGCCCCAATGTGGGGAAATCCACGCTGTTCAACCGGCTCACGCGCTCGCGTGATGCGCTGGTCGCCGATTTGCCCGGCCTCACGCGCGATCGCCATTACGGCGAAGGGCGGGTCGGCGAACGGCCGTACCTGGTCGTCGATACCGGCGGCTTCGAACCCGTCGCGAAGGACGGCATCCTGCACCAGATGGCGCGCCAGACGCGGCAGGCCGTCGAGGAAGCCGACGTCGTCGTGTTCATCGTCGACGGCCGTAACGGGCTCGCGCCGCAGGACAAGTCGATCGCCGACTACCTGCGCAAGACCGGCCGGCCGATCTTCCTGGTCGTCAACAAGGCCGAGGGGATGAAGTACACGGCGGTCGCGACGGACTTCTACGAGCTCGGCCTCGGCGATCCGCGCGCGATCTCGGCCGCGCACGGCGACGGCGTGACCGACATGATCAACGAGGCGCTGGAAGTCGCGTACGCGGGCCAGCCCGAGGAAGCGGACGAAGACGATCCGTCGCGCGGCATCAAGATCGCGATCGTGGGCCGCCCGAACGTCGGCAAGTCGACGCTCGTGAACGCGCTGATCGGCGAGGACCGCGTGATCGCGTTCGACATGCCGGGTACGACGCGCGATTCGATCTACGTCGACTTCGAGCGTAACGGCAAGAAATACACGTTGATCGACACCGCAGGCCTGCGGCGCCGCGGCAAGGTGTTCGAGGCGATCGAGAAATTCTCGGTCGTGAAGACGCTGCAATCGATCTCCGACGCGAATGTCGTCATTCTTCTGCTGGATGCGCAGCAGGACATTTCCGACCAGGACGCGCACATCGCCGGCTTCGTCGTCGAACAGGGCCGCGCGCTCGTGATCGGCGTCAACAAGTGGGACGGTCTCGACGACCACGCGCGCGATCGCGCGAAAGCGGATTTGACCCGCAAGCTGAAATTCCTCGACTTCGCGAAATCGCACTACATTTCGGCCGCGAAGAAGACGGGCATCGGCGCGCTGATGCGCTCGGTCGACGATGCATACGCGGCGGCCATGGCGAAACTGCCGACGCCGAAGCTCACGCGCGCGCTGATCGAGGCCGTCGAGTTCCAGCAGCCGCGCCGTCGCGGCCCGGTGCGTCCGAAGCTGCGCTACGCGCACCAGGGCGGACAGAATCCGCCGCTGATCGTGATCCACGGCAACGCGCTCGACGCGGTGACCGAAACGTACAAACGCTACCTCGAAAACCGATTCCGCGAAACTTTCTCCCTGACCGGGACTCCATTGCGCATAGAGTTCCGTTCGTCGAACAATCCGTACGCGGACAAGGGCTGA